One genomic region from Candidatus Eisenbacteria bacterium encodes:
- a CDS encoding NAD-dependent epimerase/dehydratase family protein, with translation MSGRVLLTGGTGIVGGAVAAELVRRGRAVRALVRSLERGRVLLPTGCELVEGDVTDAASVRRAVDGCTVVYHTAGLPEQWLADPSTFARVNVGGTRLVAEAALAARVTKFVYTSTIDVFACVPGVPFDEGTIATMPKATAYQRSKQDADRLVVELASRGLPAVFLHPSGVYGPVPAASPGLNAFIADLVRGKIPMLLPGGLPLVYAPDVGTGHVLAEERAPGSRYILSESYWELVAIARAVAEVAPAAKVPRVLPSAVAHAVSAAGELVARATRKPPLIPRGQLTFLESGTRPDAARARRELGWAPTPFRDALPATLAFVTRD, from the coding sequence GTGAGCGGGAGGGTCCTCCTCACCGGCGGCACGGGCATCGTGGGAGGTGCGGTGGCAGCCGAGCTCGTCCGCCGCGGGCGCGCGGTGCGGGCGCTGGTGCGATCGCTCGAACGCGGGCGAGTCCTGTTGCCCACCGGATGTGAGCTGGTCGAGGGCGACGTCACCGACGCGGCGTCGGTCCGGCGCGCCGTCGACGGCTGCACGGTCGTCTATCACACCGCCGGCCTCCCCGAGCAGTGGCTCGCCGATCCGTCGACGTTCGCGCGCGTCAACGTGGGTGGCACGCGCCTCGTCGCCGAGGCGGCGCTCGCCGCCCGGGTCACGAAGTTCGTCTACACGAGCACCATCGACGTGTTCGCGTGCGTGCCCGGCGTCCCCTTCGACGAGGGCACGATCGCGACCATGCCGAAGGCGACGGCCTACCAGCGCTCGAAGCAGGACGCCGATCGCCTGGTCGTCGAGCTCGCGTCGCGCGGGCTCCCCGCCGTGTTCCTGCACCCGTCCGGGGTCTACGGCCCCGTGCCCGCCGCATCACCGGGGCTGAACGCGTTCATCGCCGACCTCGTGCGGGGAAAGATCCCGATGCTGCTGCCGGGCGGCCTGCCGCTCGTCTATGCGCCCGACGTCGGCACCGGCCACGTGCTCGCCGAGGAGCGGGCGCCGGGGAGTCGCTACATCCTCTCGGAGTCGTACTGGGAGCTGGTCGCCATCGCGCGCGCCGTCGCCGAGGTCGCGCCCGCCGCGAAGGTCCCGCGCGTCCTGCCGAGCGCCGTCGCGCACGCGGTGTCGGCGGCGGGCGAGCTCGTCGCCCGCGCGACGCGGAAGCCGCCGCTCATCCCGCGCGGGCAGCTGACGTTCCTGGAATCGGGAACACGGCCCGACGCGGCGCGCGCCCGCCGTGAGCTCGGCTGGGCGCCGACGCCGTTTCGCGACGCGCTGCCGGCGACGCTCGCCTTCGTGACCCGCGATTGA
- a CDS encoding lysophospholipid acyltransferase family protein, translating to MLLGVFSLAFWAFIVVSSIVLFPIALLVWLATAPFDRQLRIQHLFTCFWASLYSWTNPLWRVRVEGRERIRPGATYVMVANHQSFLDILVLFRLFRHFKWVSKAEMFRIPCIGWNMALNHYVKLRRGSPESIASMMRACEAHLAEGSSLMIFPEGTRSEDGRLRSFKHGAFTLAQRAGVPLLPIVIEGTADALPKHGFVLRGHHAIRIRVLDEIPYGEFADLPTDLVASTTRDLFAKELGQDSPVPDAAAASGSR from the coding sequence ATGCTGCTCGGCGTCTTCTCGCTCGCCTTCTGGGCGTTCATCGTCGTGAGCTCGATCGTCCTCTTCCCCATCGCCCTCCTCGTGTGGCTCGCGACCGCGCCGTTCGACCGCCAGCTCCGCATCCAGCACCTGTTCACGTGCTTCTGGGCGTCGCTCTACTCGTGGACGAACCCGCTCTGGCGCGTCCGGGTCGAGGGACGCGAGCGCATCCGACCCGGTGCGACGTACGTCATGGTGGCGAACCACCAGTCGTTCCTCGACATCCTGGTGCTCTTCCGCCTCTTCAGGCACTTCAAGTGGGTGTCGAAGGCCGAGATGTTCCGCATCCCGTGCATCGGCTGGAACATGGCTCTCAACCACTACGTGAAGCTGCGCCGCGGCAGCCCCGAGAGCATCGCGAGCATGATGCGCGCCTGTGAGGCGCACCTGGCCGAGGGCAGCTCGCTCATGATCTTCCCGGAAGGCACGCGCTCCGAGGACGGGCGCCTGCGCAGCTTCAAGCACGGCGCCTTCACGCTCGCGCAGCGTGCGGGCGTCCCGCTGCTCCCGATCGTGATCGAAGGCACGGCCGACGCCCTCCCGAAGCACGGCTTCGTCCTGCGCGGGCACCACGCCATCAGGATCCGCGTCCTCGACGAGATCCCCTACGGCGAATTCGCCGACCTCCCCACCGACCTCGTGGCCAGCACCACGCGCGACCTCTTCGCCAAGGAGCTCGGCCAGGATTCCCCCGTTCCAGACGCCGCGGCCGCCAGCGGCTCGCGCTAG
- a CDS encoding VOC family protein yields MIARRVDHVSFAVRDLARSLRFYHDVLGLELAPRPELGIPGAWLTAGDAQVHLIQVPDGFDAGAPPPALNPAASHAAFGIDDYGKALAALRAHELEVLEFGEASGQMWVKDPDGYIIELISIRR; encoded by the coding sequence ATGATCGCCCGGCGCGTCGACCACGTCTCGTTCGCGGTGCGCGACCTCGCGCGCTCGCTGCGCTTCTACCACGACGTCCTCGGGCTCGAGCTGGCGCCGCGGCCCGAACTCGGCATCCCGGGCGCCTGGCTCACGGCCGGCGACGCGCAGGTGCATCTCATCCAAGTGCCCGACGGGTTCGACGCCGGTGCGCCGCCGCCCGCGCTCAATCCCGCGGCGAGCCACGCCGCCTTCGGGATCGACGACTACGGCAAGGCCCTGGCGGCGCTGCGCGCGCACGAGCTCGAGGTGCTCGAGTTCGGCGAGGCCAGCGGCCAGATGTGGGTGAAGGATCCCGACGGCTACATCATCGAGCTCATCTCCATCCGCCGCTAG
- a CDS encoding carbonic anhydrase family protein, protein MRIRRPTTAALLVAGLLQAGCASHKPATPAPAPTVPALTKDAQAAITPAEALQRLRDGNARFVAGTALHRDLRAQVAETSGGQYPFASVLGCIDSRVPPELVFDQGIGDIFSARIAGNFVDPDLLGSLEFASKVAGSKLILVLGHTECGAIKGACDDVKMGNLTTTLAQIRPAVAAVRGVPGPRDSKNKAFVEAVTRENVTLTMQAIRHRSPILRAMIDAGEVGLAGGIYDVKTGAVAFVE, encoded by the coding sequence ATGCGCATCCGCCGACCCACCACCGCAGCGCTCCTCGTCGCCGGCCTCCTTCAGGCGGGCTGCGCCTCGCACAAGCCCGCGACGCCGGCTCCGGCTCCGACCGTTCCGGCCCTGACGAAGGACGCGCAGGCCGCGATCACGCCCGCCGAAGCGCTCCAGCGCCTCCGGGACGGCAACGCCCGCTTCGTCGCCGGCACCGCGCTGCATCGCGATCTTCGTGCACAAGTCGCGGAGACGAGCGGAGGTCAGTACCCGTTCGCCAGCGTCCTCGGGTGCATCGACTCGCGCGTGCCGCCCGAGCTGGTGTTCGACCAGGGCATCGGCGACATCTTCAGCGCGCGCATCGCCGGCAACTTCGTCGATCCCGACCTGCTCGGCAGCCTCGAGTTCGCCTCGAAGGTCGCGGGCTCGAAGCTGATCCTCGTGCTGGGACACACCGAGTGCGGGGCGATCAAGGGCGCCTGTGACGACGTGAAGATGGGGAACCTGACCACGACCCTCGCGCAGATCCGTCCTGCGGTCGCCGCGGTCCGCGGCGTGCCGGGCCCGCGCGACTCGAAGAACAAGGCGTTCGTCGAGGCGGTCACGCGCGAGAACGTGACGCTCACGATGCAGGCGATTCGCCACCGCAGCCCGATCCTGCGCGCCATGATCGACGCGGGCGAGGTCGGGCTCGCGGGGGGGATCTACGACGTGAAGACGGGGGCCGTCGCGTTCGTCGAGTAG
- a CDS encoding CoA transferase, which produces MAGPLQGIRVVELGVWVAGPSASGVLADWGATVVKIEPPTGDPFRGLYLTAAGVELPANPPFELDNRGKRSVVLDLRVAEAREIAYRLLSDADVFVTNVRPAALARLGLDYETLAARNPRLVYGRVTGYGESGPDADRPSYDIGAFWSRAGIAAALTPAGAEPPFQRGAMGDHTAGISLAGGISAALLARERTGRGQLVTTSLLRIGLFVLGWDTNAALRLGINATPLRRHEMPNPVICPFKAADDRWFWLLGLQGQRHWPDLVRAVDRPEWLTDARFATMSARRDHARELVALLDAIFATAPLAEWGRRLDAAGMWWAPVQTTTEALDDPQVRASGAFVDVPQGDGTSAPGVATPVDFGDTRWAPGGPSPECGQHTEEVLLELGFDWEAIAALKDKGAIP; this is translated from the coding sequence ATGGCGGGTCCGCTCCAGGGTATTCGCGTCGTCGAGCTGGGCGTGTGGGTCGCCGGCCCCTCCGCGAGCGGCGTCCTCGCCGACTGGGGGGCGACGGTGGTGAAGATCGAGCCGCCGACGGGCGATCCCTTCCGCGGTCTCTATCTCACGGCCGCCGGCGTCGAGCTGCCGGCGAATCCGCCCTTCGAGCTCGACAACCGGGGCAAGCGCTCGGTGGTCCTGGATCTCCGCGTCGCCGAAGCGCGGGAGATCGCCTACCGGCTGCTGAGCGACGCCGACGTCTTCGTCACCAACGTCCGCCCGGCGGCGCTCGCGCGCCTCGGGCTCGACTACGAGACGCTCGCGGCGCGCAACCCGCGCCTCGTCTACGGGCGCGTCACGGGTTACGGCGAGAGCGGGCCCGACGCTGATCGTCCGTCCTACGACATCGGGGCGTTCTGGTCGCGTGCCGGCATCGCCGCGGCCTTGACGCCTGCCGGCGCGGAGCCGCCCTTCCAGCGCGGCGCGATGGGCGATCACACCGCCGGCATCTCGCTCGCGGGCGGCATCAGCGCCGCCCTTCTGGCGCGCGAGCGCACCGGTCGCGGGCAGCTCGTCACCACCTCGCTCCTGCGCATCGGCCTCTTCGTGCTCGGCTGGGACACGAACGCCGCGCTCCGGCTCGGCATCAACGCGACGCCACTGCGCCGCCACGAGATGCCGAACCCGGTCATCTGCCCGTTCAAGGCGGCCGACGACCGGTGGTTCTGGCTCCTCGGGCTTCAGGGCCAGCGGCACTGGCCCGACCTCGTGCGCGCCGTCGACCGTCCCGAGTGGCTCACCGACGCGCGCTTCGCGACCATGTCGGCGCGCCGCGATCATGCCCGAGAGCTGGTCGCGCTGCTCGATGCGATCTTCGCCACCGCCCCGCTCGCCGAGTGGGGACGCCGTCTCGACGCGGCCGGCATGTGGTGGGCACCCGTGCAGACCACGACCGAGGCGCTCGACGATCCGCAGGTTCGTGCCTCCGGCGCCTTCGTCGACGTACCGCAGGGCGACGGCACGAGCGCGCCCGGCGTCGCCACGCCCGTCGACTTCGGCGACACGCGCTGGGCGCCGGGCGGACCGTCGCCCGAGTGCGGCCAGCACACCGAGGAGGTCCTGCTCGAGCTCGGCTTCGACTGGGAAGCGATCGCCGCCCTGAAGGACAAGGGCGCGATTCCGTGA
- a CDS encoding right-handed parallel beta-helix repeat-containing protein, with protein MRRLVRTTALLVLLGASGVWATTWVVAAAGGDFTTIQAALDVATAGDTVQVREKATPYFEKLVLPASGNATLGHVALTAFPGEHPILDGTGVAGDDMILVEDKSWVRIAGFEIRNNTGLHDGSGIRVVGAGSHVELRQNDIHDMRGSNAMGITVYGTATTSISDLVIDGNTIHDCEPAPSEALTLNGNVERFEVTNNVVRDVDNIGIDFIGGETDIQPDRTKVARNGACRGNRVERARSSYGGGYAGGIYVDGGRDIVIERNVVTESDIGLEVGAEHAGIEATGVVVRDNVLFANDKAGLAFGGFAGSVGRVRDCRFTNNTVVGNDTLGTGFAQLWIQFAEDNVVANNVFASAAASRLVDSDAGNTGNQLDYNLWWAPGSVATFVWNGTEYATFAAYRAGTGADAHSQLADPLLANPAAGDVHLGATSPAINAGDPAFVAAAGETDLDGAPRVSGPRVDVGADEVTCGDGVPNPGEECDDGNAVDGDGCDTNCTTTRCGNGIVTAGEACDDGNLAAGDCCDPGCAVEPAGSACADGDPCTVGDGCDGAGACVGTVGPATGCHDPSSASVIVKRVAGDPTRSRLVWKWTHGDTALAELGDPAGGGTTYALCIYDTTGGTPGLVVRATVPAGGTCHGKACWKALANLGFKYADRDLTPDGVLAITLRSGTAGRANIRLKGKGDRLQTPSMPLAQDPRVTVQLKASSGACWQSTHQAPALRNDGSQFRDE; from the coding sequence ATGCGTCGCCTCGTCCGGACGACCGCGCTGCTCGTGCTCCTCGGGGCCAGCGGCGTCTGGGCCACGACCTGGGTCGTCGCGGCGGCGGGTGGCGACTTCACCACCATCCAGGCGGCGCTCGACGTCGCGACGGCGGGCGACACGGTGCAGGTCCGCGAGAAGGCCACGCCGTACTTCGAGAAGCTCGTGCTGCCGGCGAGCGGCAACGCGACGCTCGGCCACGTGGCCCTCACGGCGTTCCCCGGCGAGCACCCGATCCTCGACGGCACCGGGGTCGCCGGCGACGACATGATCCTCGTCGAGGACAAGAGCTGGGTGCGGATCGCCGGTTTCGAGATCCGCAACAACACCGGCCTGCACGACGGCTCGGGCATCCGCGTCGTCGGCGCCGGCTCCCACGTCGAGCTGCGGCAGAACGACATCCACGACATGCGCGGCTCGAACGCCATGGGCATCACCGTCTATGGCACCGCGACGACGTCCATCTCGGACCTCGTAATCGACGGCAACACGATCCACGACTGCGAGCCGGCGCCGAGCGAGGCCCTCACGCTGAATGGCAACGTCGAGCGCTTCGAGGTGACGAACAACGTCGTCCGCGACGTCGACAACATCGGCATCGACTTCATCGGCGGCGAGACCGACATCCAGCCCGACCGCACGAAGGTCGCGCGCAACGGCGCATGCCGCGGCAACCGCGTCGAGCGTGCGCGCTCGAGCTACGGTGGAGGCTATGCCGGCGGCATCTACGTCGACGGCGGGCGCGACATCGTGATCGAGCGCAACGTCGTGACCGAGAGCGACATCGGCCTCGAGGTGGGCGCGGAGCATGCCGGCATCGAGGCGACCGGCGTCGTCGTGCGTGACAACGTGCTGTTCGCCAACGACAAGGCGGGGCTCGCCTTCGGCGGCTTCGCGGGCTCGGTCGGGCGCGTGCGCGACTGCCGCTTCACGAACAACACCGTCGTCGGCAACGACACCCTCGGCACCGGCTTCGCCCAGCTCTGGATCCAGTTCGCCGAGGACAACGTGGTCGCGAACAACGTCTTCGCGAGCGCGGCGGCGAGCCGCCTCGTCGACTCGGACGCCGGCAACACTGGCAATCAGCTCGACTACAACCTCTGGTGGGCACCGGGCTCGGTCGCCACCTTCGTGTGGAACGGCACCGAGTACGCGACCTTCGCCGCCTATCGCGCCGGCACCGGGGCCGACGCGCACTCGCAGCTCGCCGATCCGCTGCTCGCGAACCCGGCCGCGGGCGACGTGCACCTCGGTGCGACCTCGCCCGCGATCAACGCGGGCGACCCCGCCTTCGTCGCCGCCGCCGGCGAGACCGACCTGGACGGCGCGCCGCGCGTCTCGGGCCCGCGCGTCGACGTCGGCGCCGACGAGGTCACGTGCGGCGACGGTGTGCCGAATCCCGGCGAGGAGTGCGACGACGGCAACGCCGTCGACGGCGATGGGTGCGACACGAACTGCACCACCACGCGCTGTGGGAACGGGATCGTCACCGCGGGCGAGGCGTGCGACGACGGCAACCTCGCGGCGGGCGACTGCTGCGATCCGGGCTGTGCCGTCGAGCCGGCCGGCTCGGCGTGCGCCGACGGCGATCCGTGCACCGTCGGCGATGGGTGCGACGGCGCGGGCGCGTGCGTGGGAACCGTGGGGCCCGCGACGGGCTGCCACGACCCGTCCTCGGCGAGCGTCATCGTGAAGCGGGTCGCCGGCGATCCGACCAGGAGCCGGCTCGTGTGGAAGTGGACCCACGGCGACACCGCGCTCGCCGAGCTCGGCGATCCGGCCGGCGGCGGCACGACGTACGCGCTGTGCATCTACGACACCACCGGCGGCACGCCGGGGCTCGTCGTGCGGGCGACGGTACCGGCGGGCGGCACGTGTCACGGCAAGGCCTGCTGGAAGGCGCTCGCGAACCTCGGCTTCAAGTACGCCGATCGCGACCTCACCCCCGACGGCGTGCTCGCGATCACGCTGCGAAGCGGCACCGCGGGCCGCGCCAACATCCGGCTGAAGGGCAAGGGCGATCGCCTGCAGACGCCCTCGATGCCGCTCGCGCAGGACCCGCGGGTGACGGTACAGCTGAAAGCGTCGAGCGGCGCCTGCTGGCAGAGCACGCACCAGGCGCCCGCCCTGCGCAACGACGGCTCGCAGTTCCGCGACGAGTAG
- a CDS encoding ABC transporter ATP-binding protein, protein MPPSPDTLAVDVRDLAKRFAHTTALESATFHVRAGEVLGLLGPNGAGKTTTLHILLGIVRPSAGSVRIFGRDPHDGTKQALRRVGFASPEALMDWRLTVAENLRVYAALYGVSRTAIERTVGALELGELLCKRFGDLSLGQQTRAGVARALLHEPDLLVLDEPTSSLDPDVAEKTRRVLQEIRRTRGLSMLYTSHNMAEVELMCDRVAFLHRGRVVADGTPLEVSRQVLGTASLDAAAMEEVFLKLAREGLG, encoded by the coding sequence TTGCCGCCGTCACCCGACACGCTAGCCGTAGACGTTCGCGATCTCGCCAAACGGTTCGCGCACACGACCGCGCTCGAGAGCGCCACGTTCCACGTGCGCGCGGGCGAGGTGCTGGGGCTGCTCGGCCCGAACGGCGCCGGCAAGACGACGACGCTCCACATCCTGCTCGGGATCGTACGCCCCAGCGCGGGCAGCGTGCGCATCTTCGGCCGCGATCCACACGACGGCACGAAGCAGGCGCTGCGCCGCGTGGGGTTCGCGTCGCCCGAGGCGCTCATGGACTGGCGCCTCACCGTGGCCGAGAACCTCCGCGTCTACGCGGCGCTCTACGGCGTGTCGCGCACGGCCATCGAGCGGACGGTGGGTGCGCTCGAGCTCGGCGAGCTCCTCTGCAAGCGCTTCGGCGACCTGTCGCTCGGACAGCAGACGCGTGCCGGCGTCGCGCGGGCGCTCCTGCACGAGCCCGACCTGCTCGTGCTCGACGAGCCGACCTCGAGCCTCGACCCCGACGTCGCCGAGAAGACGCGCCGCGTGCTGCAGGAGATCCGGCGCACGCGCGGCCTCTCGATGCTCTACACCTCGCACAACATGGCCGAGGTCGAGCTCATGTGCGACCGCGTGGCGTTCCTGCATCGCGGTCGCGTCGTGGCCGACGGCACACCCCTCGAGGTGTCGCGCCAGGTCCTGGGCACCGCCTCGCTCGACGCGGCGGCCATGGAGGAGGTGTTCCTGAAGCTCGCCCGGGAGGGGCTCGGATGA
- a CDS encoding ABC transporter permease — MTGHLRRVGALTLRYLLLVGRDPSRVLDVVYWPLVDVAVWAFLTLYVINAGAHVPNAIAVFVGAAILWNVFLRAAQDVSVSFLDDVWARSVVTLFASPLTVGEFGAATMAVGAVKALLTLGAMTLVAWPLYAFDLFSLGPSLVPFAANLVCFGWTLGLVALSVIVRFGGRWMIVAYSMPFLVMPLSAVFWPVAVLPPPFQQIAGALPLSHVFEGMRAVIATGVLPPAQLAVATAENVVYLALAAALVTRNFRRALERGSLPKLR; from the coding sequence ATGACCGGCCATCTGCGCCGCGTCGGCGCGCTCACGCTACGCTACCTGCTCCTCGTCGGCCGCGATCCGTCGCGGGTGCTCGACGTGGTGTACTGGCCGCTCGTCGACGTCGCGGTGTGGGCGTTCCTCACGCTCTACGTGATCAACGCCGGCGCGCACGTACCGAACGCGATCGCGGTGTTCGTCGGCGCCGCGATCCTGTGGAACGTCTTCCTGCGCGCCGCGCAGGACGTGTCGGTGTCGTTCCTGGACGACGTCTGGGCGCGCTCGGTGGTGACGCTCTTCGCCTCGCCGCTCACCGTCGGCGAGTTCGGGGCCGCGACCATGGCGGTCGGCGCCGTGAAGGCGCTGCTCACCCTCGGCGCCATGACGCTCGTCGCGTGGCCGCTCTACGCCTTCGACCTCTTCTCGCTCGGCCCGAGCCTCGTGCCTTTCGCCGCCAACCTCGTGTGCTTCGGCTGGACGCTCGGGCTCGTCGCGCTCTCCGTCATCGTGCGCTTCGGCGGCCGCTGGATGATCGTCGCCTACAGCATGCCGTTCCTGGTGATGCCGCTCTCGGCGGTGTTCTGGCCCGTCGCCGTCCTCCCGCCCCCCTTCCAGCAGATCGCCGGCGCGCTGCCGCTGAGCCACGTCTTCGAAGGCATGCGCGCAGTCATCGCGACCGGAGTGCTTCCACCGGCCCAGCTCGCCGTCGCGACGGCCGAGAACGTCGTCTACCTGGCGCTCGCCGCCGCGCTCGTCACGCGCAACTTCCGCCGCGCCCTCGAGCGCGGCTCCCTCCCGAAGCTGCGGTGA